The following are from one region of the Bacteroides sp. genome:
- a CDS encoding PG0541 family transporter-associated protein, which produces MKAVMIMFNQANGEKVEFIFDRLDIRGYTWWNEVQGRGSETGEPRKGTHTWPELNSAAMTIVPDEMVDPLLDAIQKLDEVNKEVGIRAFVLNVEKQY; this is translated from the coding sequence ATGAAAGCAGTGATGATCATGTTCAACCAGGCCAATGGCGAAAAGGTGGAGTTTATTTTCGACCGCCTTGACATCAGGGGTTATACCTGGTGGAATGAAGTGCAGGGTCGTGGTTCAGAGACCGGTGAGCCCCGTAAGGGAACCCATACCTGGCCCGAACTTAACTCAGCGGCAATGACCATCGTCCCCGACGAAATGGTCGATCCCCTCCTGGATGCCATCCAAAAGTTGGATGAAGTGAACAAGGAAGTGGGCATTCGTGCCTTTGTGCTGAACGTTGAGAAGCAATACTAA